One genomic segment of Hordeum vulgare subsp. vulgare chromosome 2H, MorexV3_pseudomolecules_assembly, whole genome shotgun sequence includes these proteins:
- the LOC123428746 gene encoding neurofilament heavy polypeptide-like: MDFHALPRRDLQALAKRNGVRANLSNAAIADALAALPAVDGIEEYVDQPVAEVAKPAVQAVVEEEEEIQRKKKQKEEISLEVVEEEEEKAATGRRGRGRPPGCGRGAGGRAQVEPVAAPATRRRAAASKTETEDTPAEPVAAPATRRRAAASKTETEDTPAEPVAAPATRKRAAASKTETEDDAAEGVPARATRARTQTTAAPVAEEEAPKTRRASRRAAATKTGTQQEEEGKGTQAVASDMETAEMEEDSTNPQNEEHTEVEEQSQDGQGAVAADTPVQAQEEPPVEKEAVGRRGAIRRARPEPVASPAARKKAATSKTVTWADAPAAEAVPARATRGARSQSTVAQEAPKGRRSSRKTAAQQEEEGEGQQAVVSDAKAAAPAPVSSDEAAADAAEMEAEAMNPLNQVEEEETRVEEEEKSPAIGVGRHGARGRARAEPVAAPATRKRAGASKTETEEAPAEAMPARATRRARSQTTVVAVTEEEAPNTRRTSRRAPARKTGTQQDEEEGQGQQAAVAETVVPAPVASDEGADGAAEMEAAMDAQTEERNELVEEHDMEEEAMDLQNEEQNELVEDQCQEDAAGVPDMETAPVSSDEEDDDTEEIEAVAMDSQNGEQKELLVEDQGHEEECETGDATAVMEEEAMQLQNEEQKELLIEEQSQECACDVPAMETAQVSPVEEDGDTEEIEEEEGVETAPVSSVEENDDTEEIEEEQSQEEEGAVETAVHAPVSSDEGGDATEEMKEETMDLQNEQQNKLVEEQNQEDEGDVPYMVTAVPAPAASDEGSNADEMEEDAIDLQNEVQNELVEEQAQEEEGLATDVQVSPELVEEAAPVAEDCSTVVSSVEEQQDDVRQCEQSPVTLNAVEQEGHFLAETISSEAPLAEEIHHAAEGAEDHQSAEETEMMVLVEAPEAGEATEEAEDHQSTEETEMMVPMDAPEAGEATEEAKDHQSTEETEMVVPVEAPEAGEASEEVDNSEETEVVPVEEAEEVHHSSEEIEMVDVEEAEKILQSGEEAEMVPADQAVPVEAAAEVAFTCDADTAIEKENEVLQSAAKGNEEEDLVVDEVVAEENEVPFFGAQFQSAAKTSENKEHLVVDEVVKYNMDETVAEEENEVSFLGALFQSAAKTNEIKERLVVDEVVKHNMDETAAVEENEVPFLGALFQSAAKTNEIKERLVVDEVVKHNMDETAAEEENEVPFLGALFQSAAKTSAAKKDLAVEEDANEVSVFVDMAVEEENEEPFLGALFQSAAKTNDHKDEPAEEEDNEMSFLGALLQSTAKTNENKDHLIIGEVQHEEPVEEKEDDLAVDEPVEEEKEVATFGALLESAAKADEDMIVDEVQQSTEEPKNEIVEESVTINLLSQATVTVTDGEIAAKDGFTCELTDVAVEVDDGRVVTADDMPHSPAIMFKGAVQVVTIENLSQATVTDDEGSVKGLASVSVEEDAVVATMDEKVEEVLVVDYLSSQAMVTDDEWAARDKCAQEVVTVDYLSQATVTDDEWAVKEGTSAGDHSPVFDAAGDSSGHVISPLFAGLFEDATKFLSMDSTTLEATTVPEAASEKKATVPAVAMGKEKEVKDQGNESEALGSLSLRKLRIQLKEKAQDLEKPVERFSIHPIFEVREGKKPLDTLSLRRLRLKLKEKLNAQKNREQTRMPLGRLDENSACKSQKREHNRVPLGRLDDNSASKTQNRERSRVRLGRLDENAC; the protein is encoded by the exons ATGGACTTCCACGCGCTCCCCCGCCGCGACCTCCAGGCCCTGGCCAAGCGCAACGGCGTACGCGCCAACCTCAGCAACGCCGCCATCGCCGACGCCCTCGCCGCGCTCCCCGCG GTCGACGGGATCGAGGAGTACGTCGACCAGCCGGTCGCCGAAGTGGCCAAGCCGGCCGTTCAGGCGGTCGTGGAGGag gaggaggagatacagaggaagaagaagcagaaagaaGAGATCTCGCTGGaggtcgtcgaggaggaggaagagaaggcggCAACCGGGCGGCGCGGCCGCGGGCGCCCACCCGGATGCGGACGCGGCGCCGGCGGGCGCGCACAGGTCGAGCCTGTGGCTGCTCCGGCCACGAGGAGAAGGGCTgcggcaagcaagacggagacggAAGATACACCTGCGGAGCCTGTGGCTGCTCCGGCCACGAGGAGAAGGGCTGCGGCAAGCAAGACCGAGACAGAAGATACACCTGCGGAGCCTGTTGCTGCTCCGGCTACCAGGAAAAGGGCTGCGGCAAGTAAGACCGAGACGGAGGATGACGCTGCGGAGGGCGTGCCGGCCCGCGCCACTCGCGCTCGGACCCAGACGACGGCGGCGCCCGTGGCCGAGGAAGAGGCGCCCAAGACAAGACGGGCGTCGAGGCGGGCCGCGGCGACGAAGACTGGTACGcagcaggaagaagaaggaaaggggacacaag CTGTCGCCTCTGATATGGAAACTGCAGAAATGGAAGAAGATTCCACGAATCCTCAGAACGAGGAGCACACCGAGGTTGAGGAACAGAGCCAGGACGGCCAAG GGGCAGTAGCCGCGGATACACCAGTACAAGCGCAAGAAGAACCACCAGTGGAGAAGGAGGCTGTGGGGCGGCGAGGCGCCATACGACGCGCACGGCCCGAGCCTGTGGCGTCTCCGGCCGCGAGGAAAAAGGCTGCAACAAGTAAGACCGTGACATGGGCTGATGCTCCGGCTGCGGAGGCCGTGCCGGCTCGGGCCACTCGTGGCGCTCGGAGCCAGAGCACGGTGGCTCAGGAGGCGCCCAAGGGAAGACGGTCGTCGAGGAAGACTGCTGCGcagcaggaagaagaaggggaaggccagCAAG CCGTTGTCTCTGATGCGAAAGCTGCTGCGCCTGCGCCGGTTTCCTCGGACGAAGCAGCTGCCGATGCTGCAGAAATGGAGGCAGAAGCCATGAATCCGCTGAACCAGGTTGAGGAAGAAGAGACacgggtggaggaggaggagaaatcgCCTGCCATTGGCGTGGGCCGGCACGGTGCccgcgggcgcgcacgggcagagCCTGTGGCGGCTCCGGCTACGAGGAAAAGGGCCGGAGCAAGCAAGACCGAGACAGAGGAGGCGCCGGCGGAGGCCATGCCGGCTCGGGCCACTCGCCGCGCTCGGAGCCAGACGACGGTGGTGGCTGTCACCGAGGAAGAGGCACCCAACACAAGACGGACGTCCAGGAGGGCTCCGGCGAGGAAGACTGGCACGCAGCAAGAtgaggaagaagggcaaggccagCAAG CAGCTGTTGCCGAAACTGTCGTGCCTGCACCGGTTGCCTCTGACGAGGGAGCTGACGGTGCAGCAGAAATGGAAGCAGCCATGGATGCTCAGACCGAGGAGCGAAACGAGCTAGTTGAGGAGCATGACATGGAAGAGGAGGCCATGGATCTTCAGAATGAAGAGCAAAACGAGCTGGTTGAGGACCAGTGTCAGGAAGATGCAGCTGGTGTGCCTGATATGGAAACTGCGCCGGTTTCCTCtgacgaggaagatgatgatACTGAAGAAATAGAAGCAGTGGCCATGGATTCTCAGAACGGGGAGCAAAAGGAGCTTCTAGTTGAGGATCAGGGCCACGAAGAGGAATGTGAGACAG GTGATGCCACTGCAGTGATGGAAGAAGAGGCCATGCAGCTTCAGAACGAAGAGCAAAAGGAGCTACTGATTGAGGAGCAGAGTCAGGAATGCGCATGTGATGTGCCTGCTATGGAAACTGCGCAGGTTTCCCCTGTCGAGGAAGATGGTGATactgaagaaatagaagaagaggagggtgtGGAGACTGCACCCGTTTCCTCTGTCGAGGAAAATGATGATACTGAAGAAATCGAAGAAGAGCAGAGCCAGGAAGAGGAAG GTGCGGTGGAAACTGCAGTACACGCACCGGTTTCTTCAGACGAGGGAGGTGATGCTACTGAAGAAATGAAAGAAGAGACCATGGATCTTCAGAACGAGCAGCAAAACAAGCTCGTCGAGGAACAGAACCAGGAAGACGAAG GTGATGTCCCCTATATGGTAACTGCTGTGCCTGCACCGGCAGCCTCAGACGAAGGAAGTAATGCTGACGAAATGGAAGAAGACGCCATCGATCTTCAGAACGAGGTGCAAAATGAGCTAGTTGAGGAACAAGctcaggaagaagaag GGTTAGCCACAGATGTACAAGTCAGTCCCGAGCTAGTGGAAGAAGCAGCACCAGTGGCTGAAGATTGTAGCACAGTTGTTTCATCTGTGGAAGAGCAGCAGGACGATGTCCGGCAGTGTGAGCAGTCGCCGGTCACCCTGAATGCTGTTGAACAGGAAGGCCATTTCCTGGCTGAAACTATCTCCAGCGAGGCGCCACTGGCCGAGGAGATTCATCATGCTGCTGAGGGAGCTGAGGATCATCAGTCTGCTGAAGAGACTGAAATGATGGTGCTCGTGGAAGCGCCGGAAGCCGGTGAGGCTACTGAGGAAGCTGAGGATCATCAGTCCACTGAAGAGACTGAAATGATGGtgcccatggatgcgccggaagcCGGTGAGGCCACTGAGGAAGCTAAGGATCATCAGTCCACTGAAGAGACTGAAATGGTGGTGCCCGTGGAAGCGCCGGAAGCCGGTGAGGCCTCTGAAGAAGTTGACAACAGTGAAGAGACAGAAGTGGTGCCCGTTGAGGAAGCTGAGGAGGTTCATCATTCTAGTGAAGAGATAGAAATGGTGGATGTTGAGGAAGCTGAGAAGATTCTTCAGTCCGGTGAAGAGGCAGAAATGGTGCCCGCCGACCAGGCGGTTCCAGTGGAGGCAGCTGCGGAGGTTGCTTTCACCTGCGATGCAGACACTGCCattgagaaggagaatgaggtgcTTCAGAGTGCAGCCAAAGGCAATGAGGAGGAAGACCTGGTTGTTGACGAGGTTGTCGCAGAGGAGAATGAAGTGCCATTCTTTGGTGCTCAGTTCCAGAGCGCAGCCAAAACCAGTGAGAACAAGGAACATCTGGTTGTTGATGAGGTGGTGAAGTACAACATGGATGAGACTGTCGCAGAGGAGGAGAATGAAGTTTCATTCCTTGGTGCTCTGTTCCAGAGCGCAGCCAAAACGAATGAGATCAAGGAACGTCTGGTTGTTGATGAGGTGGTGAAGCACAACATGGATGAGACTGCTGCAGTGGAGGAGAATGAAGTTCCATTCCTTGGTGCTCTGTTCCAGAGCGCAGCCAAAACCAATGAGATCAAGGAACGTCTGGTTGTTGATGAGGTGGTGAAGCACAACATGGATGAGACTGCTGCAGAGGAGGAGAATGAAGTTCCATTCCTTGGTGCTCTGTTCCAGAGCGCAGCCAAAACCAGCGCGGCCAAGAAAGATCTGGCTGTTGAAGAGGATGCAAATGAGGTTTCAGTCTTTGTTGATATGGCTGTTGAAGAGGAGAATGAAGAGCCATTCCTTGGTGCTTTGTTTCAGAGCGCAGCCAAAACAAATGACCACAAGGATGAGCCTGCTGAAGAGGAGGACAACGAAATGTCATTCCTTGGTGCTCTGTTGCAGAGCACAGCCAAGACCAACGAGAACAAGGATCATCTGATTATTGGTGAGGTGCAGCATGAAGAGCCTGTTGAAGAGAAGGAAGACGATCTTGCTGTTGATGAGCCTgttgaagaggagaaggaagTAGCCACCTTTGGTGCTCTGCTTGAGAGCGCAGCCAAGGCCGATGAAGATATGATTGTTGATGAGGTGCAGCAAAGCACAGAAGAGCCAAAGAACGAGATTGTTGAGGAATCGGTCACCATCAACCTCCTGTCGCAAGCCACTGTAACAGTAACAGACGGCGAGATTGCGGCCAAGGATGGCTTCACCTGTGAGCTGACTGATGTGGCCGTTGAGGTGGACGACGGCAGAGTGGTGACCGCCGACGATATGCCACACAGCCCAGCTATAATGTTTAAGGGTGCCGTGCAAGTGGTCACCATCGAGAACCTGTCGCAAGCCACAGTGACTGACGATGAGGGTTCAGTCAAGGGCCTGGCAAGTGTGTCAGTTGAAGAGGATGCAGTGGTGGCCACCATGGATGAGAAAGTGGAGGAGGTGCTCGTCGTCGACTACCTGTCGTCGCAAGCCATGGTGACTGATGACGAATGGGCAGCCAGAGACAAGTGTGCCCAGGAAGTGGTCACCGTCGATTACCTGTCGCAGGCCACAGTGACAGACGACGAGTGGGCAGTCAAGGAGGGCACTTCCGCTGGCGACCACTCGCCGGTGTTTGACGCCGCCGGAGACAGCAGCGGCCACGTCATTTCGCCTCTGTTTGCAGGCCTGTTCGAGGATGCCACAAAGTTCCTGTCCATGGACTCGACCACCCTGGAGGCAACAACGGTGCCTGAAGCTGCTTCTGAGAAAAAGGCTACTGTACCTGCTGTTGCAATGGGAAAAGAGAAGGAAGTGAAGGACCAAGGCAACGAGTCTGAAGCGCTGGGCAGCCTGAGCCTAAGGAAGCTTAGGATCCAGCTCAAGGAGAAGGCACAGGACCTGGAGAAGCCAGTGGAACGATTTTCCATTCACCCAATTTTTGAAGTGAGGGAAGGGAAGAAGCCATTGGACACGCTGAGCCTGAGGAGGCTCAGGCTGAAGCTCAAGGAGAAGCTGAACGCTCAGAAG AACAGAGAGCAAACTAGGATGCCCCTGGGCAGGCTGGACGAGAACTCGGCGTGCAAGTCGCAGAAGAGGGAGCACAACAGGGTGCCCCTCGGCAGGCTGGACGACAACTCTGCGTCGAAAACGCAGAACAGAGAGCGGAGCAGGGTACGCCTTGGCAGGCTCGACGAGAACGCGTGCTGA